In one Nocardioides luteus genomic region, the following are encoded:
- the nuoN gene encoding NADH-quinone oxidoreductase subunit NuoN — protein MFESPGISYATLWPVLLVLGVACAGVVVEAFAPRAARFNTQVSLALAGLVAALAGTVAVGAGSSLGMSTGEGALVIDGPGMFSQGLVLLVSLGGVALFAERRLDNGVSAFAGQAAALPGTSAERTASQRGLEHTEVYPLMMFAVGGMMLFCISGDLLMLFVALEVLSLPLYLLTGLARRRRLLSQEAALKYFLLGAFSSGIFLYGLALVYGFAGSMSLAEIGEVAAEDGSSPLLLLGIGLMAVGLLFKTGAVPFHSWTPDVYQGAPTPVTAWMSAATKIAAFAAMLRLFYVAFGAEGEIWRPAIGVVAVLTMLLGASFAIVQTDVKRMLGYSAVAHTGFLLTGLLGVQTDAFGSTQAVLFYLTAYGFATLGAFAIVSLVRGPNGEVGSLDRWAGLGRAHPWVAATFAVFLLSMAGLPLTAGFIGKWGVFAAALGAGQWPVVAVAIGSSIIAIFFYVRVIMLMFFTDAREDVATVSRPSYATSVVIALSAVATVLLGVIPGPVLSLLVDAGGFIG, from the coding sequence ATGTTCGAGTCCCCCGGAATTTCGTACGCCACCCTCTGGCCCGTCCTGCTGGTGCTGGGCGTGGCCTGCGCCGGTGTCGTCGTCGAGGCGTTCGCGCCGCGCGCCGCACGGTTCAACACGCAGGTGTCGCTGGCGCTGGCCGGCCTGGTCGCGGCCCTCGCCGGGACCGTCGCCGTCGGCGCCGGAAGCAGCCTCGGGATGTCGACCGGTGAGGGCGCCCTCGTCATCGACGGTCCCGGCATGTTCTCCCAGGGGCTGGTGCTGCTGGTCTCGCTCGGTGGCGTCGCGCTCTTCGCCGAGCGCCGGCTCGACAACGGCGTCAGCGCCTTCGCCGGCCAGGCCGCGGCTCTGCCGGGCACCTCGGCCGAGCGCACCGCCTCCCAGAGGGGGCTGGAGCACACCGAGGTCTACCCGCTGATGATGTTCGCGGTCGGCGGGATGATGCTCTTCTGCATCTCCGGCGACCTGCTGATGCTCTTCGTCGCCCTCGAGGTGCTCTCGCTCCCGCTCTACCTGCTGACCGGGCTGGCGCGGCGTCGCCGGCTGCTCTCCCAGGAAGCGGCGCTGAAGTACTTCCTGCTCGGCGCCTTCTCCTCCGGCATCTTCCTCTACGGCCTCGCGCTGGTCTACGGCTTCGCCGGCTCGATGTCGCTGGCCGAGATCGGTGAGGTGGCGGCCGAGGACGGCTCCAGCCCGCTGCTGCTCCTCGGCATCGGCCTGATGGCGGTCGGCCTGCTCTTCAAGACCGGTGCGGTGCCCTTCCACTCCTGGACGCCCGACGTCTACCAGGGCGCGCCGACGCCGGTGACCGCGTGGATGAGCGCGGCCACCAAGATCGCCGCGTTCGCCGCGATGCTCCGGCTCTTCTACGTCGCCTTCGGCGCCGAGGGCGAGATCTGGCGTCCGGCCATCGGCGTCGTCGCGGTGCTGACGATGCTGCTGGGCGCCTCCTTCGCGATCGTCCAGACCGATGTGAAGCGGATGCTCGGCTACTCCGCCGTCGCCCACACCGGCTTCCTGCTCACCGGCCTCCTCGGCGTGCAGACCGACGCCTTCGGCTCGACCCAGGCGGTGCTCTTCTACCTGACCGCCTACGGGTTCGCGACGCTCGGTGCCTTCGCGATCGTCTCCCTGGTCCGCGGGCCCAACGGCGAGGTCGGCTCGCTGGACCGCTGGGCGGGCCTGGGCCGCGCCCACCCCTGGGTCGCGGCGACCTTCGCCGTCTTCCTGCTCTCGATGGCCGGGCTGCCGCTCACCGCCGGGTTCATCGGCAAGTGGGGCGTCTTCGCCGCTGCCCTGGGTGCCGGTCAGTGGCCCGTCGTCGCGGTCGCGATCGGCTCCAGCATCATCGCGATCTTCTTCTACGTACGCGTCATCATGCTGATGTTCTTCACCGACGCCCGCGAGGACGTGGCCACCGTTTCCAGGCCGTCGTACGCCACCTCCGTCGTGATCGCTCTGAGCGCTGTCGCCACCGTCTTGTTGGGTGTAATTCCGGGCCCTGTGCTCAGCCTGTTGGTGGATGCGGGAGGATTCATCGGGTGA
- a CDS encoding complex I subunit 4 family protein, with protein MLTTLVLIPFVGALVTAVMPARPKLWAFGFAIATLIAGVVTMFTAPDTDLVWMEPLGVHWALEMDGFGKLMVLLTVVLVPLVMVAAVKDHDKRWYAWALALEAFALLTFLAADLFVFYIAFEATLIPAYFMIGQHGGPQRAKAALKFLMFQLGGGLVLLGALIGFFVVSSEAGAPSYLISDLAQLDIGTTAERWIFVAMFIAFAVKAPLFPVHTWLADTTEQATTPTSVLLVCVLDKIGTFGMIRLCLGLVPEASAWATPVVVVLALISIVYGAVLAIGQDDLLRLIGLTSLSHFGLITLGIFAATREGLVGAILYMVNHGVATAAMFLIAGFLIARKGTASISSMRGLEKATPVLAGTFLVAGLATAGLPGLSQFVSEIMVLISAFDYHWLVGVIAVTAIVLAAIYVLWAYQRIFTGPAQLSRGPVRDLDRREVGVLVPLLVALLFFGFVPGPLISAAQPVVAPLVDVIQAGE; from the coding sequence ATGCTGACAACTCTCGTCCTCATCCCGTTCGTGGGCGCGCTGGTCACTGCGGTGATGCCGGCCCGGCCCAAGCTGTGGGCCTTCGGCTTCGCGATCGCCACCCTGATCGCCGGCGTGGTCACGATGTTCACGGCTCCCGACACCGACCTCGTCTGGATGGAACCGCTCGGCGTCCACTGGGCGCTCGAGATGGACGGCTTCGGCAAGCTGATGGTGCTGCTCACCGTCGTCCTGGTCCCGCTGGTGATGGTGGCGGCGGTCAAGGACCACGACAAGCGGTGGTACGCCTGGGCGCTGGCCCTGGAGGCCTTCGCGCTGCTCACCTTCCTGGCCGCCGACCTGTTCGTCTTCTACATCGCCTTCGAGGCGACGCTGATCCCGGCGTACTTCATGATCGGCCAGCACGGCGGGCCCCAGCGGGCGAAGGCAGCGCTGAAGTTCCTGATGTTCCAGCTCGGCGGCGGACTGGTGCTGCTCGGTGCGCTGATCGGGTTCTTCGTGGTCTCCTCGGAGGCCGGCGCGCCGTCCTACCTGATCAGCGACCTGGCCCAGCTCGACATCGGCACCACCGCCGAGCGCTGGATCTTCGTGGCGATGTTCATCGCGTTCGCGGTCAAGGCGCCGCTGTTCCCGGTGCACACCTGGCTGGCCGACACGACCGAGCAGGCGACGACGCCGACCTCGGTGCTCCTGGTGTGCGTCCTCGACAAGATCGGCACCTTCGGCATGATCCGGCTCTGCCTGGGTCTGGTGCCGGAGGCCTCGGCGTGGGCGACGCCCGTCGTCGTGGTCCTGGCGCTGATCTCGATCGTCTACGGTGCGGTGCTCGCGATCGGTCAGGACGACCTGCTCCGGCTGATCGGTCTGACCTCGCTCTCGCACTTCGGGCTGATCACCCTGGGCATCTTCGCGGCCACCCGCGAGGGTCTGGTCGGCGCGATCCTCTACATGGTCAACCACGGGGTCGCGACCGCGGCGATGTTCCTGATCGCCGGCTTCCTGATCGCCCGCAAGGGCACCGCCTCGATCTCCTCGATGCGCGGGCTGGAGAAGGCCACCCCGGTGCTCGCCGGCACGTTCCTGGTCGCCGGCCTGGCCACCGCCGGCCTGCCCGGACTGTCCCAGTTCGTCTCCGAGATCATGGTCCTGATCAGCGCGTTCGACTACCACTGGCTGGTCGGCGTCATCGCGGTCACCGCGATCGTGCTGGCCGCGATCTATGTGCTGTGGGCCTACCAGCGGATCTTCACCGGTCCCGCTCAGCTCTCCCGAGGACCGGTCCGCGACCTCGACCGGCGGGAGGTCGGCGTACTCGTGCCCCTTCTCGTCGCCCTTCTCTTCTTCGGCTTCGTCCCCGGCCCGCTGATCTCGGCGGCCCAACCGGTCGTGGCTCCTCTTGTTGATGTCATCCAGGCAGGTGAGTGA
- the nuoL gene encoding NADH-quinone oxidoreductase subunit L, whose amino-acid sequence MVNPVEASGVFSLIWLVIALPLAGAALILIGRPFAPALFDRIGHWLAVVLAGASFVLSLVLFIAAFGRDEESRQVVQHLYTWFDTGDLSVGFDLLYDQLSSLFLLLITGVGTLIHVYSVGYMAHDERRTRFFGYLNLFLAAMLMLVLAENYVGLFLGWEGVGLASYLLIGFWQHKPSAAAAAKKAFVMNRVGDMGLSLAIALSFVTFGSTSFSAIDIGDTTTTTLNWLGILLLVGACGKSAQVPLQGWLLDAMEGPTPVSALIHAATMVTAGVYLIVRSSAIFDAAEAASTAVVVVALVTIIWGAAISCVKDDIKKVLAGSTMSQIGYMMLAAGLGGPGYAFAIFHLLTHGFFKANMFLGAGSLMHGMNDDVNLKHYGALSRALPVTFLTFAMGYLAIIGFPGFAGFWSKDKILEVAFAESWLVGIIALLAAGVTAFYMTRLMMLAFFGRKRWPEGVHPHESPRIMTGPLVVLAALSVLGGVFTLGGWIEHWLEPVVAIGHAEHHGPLPVWATSVLAVLVVAIGVAAAGFVFGRRPATTEPTPYLHVPHIEDVVVPPGMAITRGALATDKYAVDGLMSGGPIALAAIAGELRKAQTGYVRSYALSVLGGTVLVTLAILVVN is encoded by the coding sequence GTGGTGAATCCTGTTGAGGCCAGCGGCGTCTTCTCGCTGATCTGGCTGGTCATCGCGCTGCCCCTGGCCGGCGCTGCGCTGATCCTGATCGGCCGGCCGTTCGCCCCGGCCCTCTTCGACAGGATCGGGCACTGGCTCGCGGTCGTGCTCGCCGGCGCGTCCTTCGTGCTGTCGCTCGTCCTCTTCATCGCCGCGTTCGGTCGCGACGAGGAGAGCAGGCAGGTCGTCCAGCACCTCTACACCTGGTTCGACACCGGTGACCTGTCGGTGGGCTTCGACCTGCTCTACGACCAGCTCTCCAGCCTGTTCCTGCTGCTCATCACCGGGGTCGGCACGCTGATCCACGTCTACTCGGTCGGCTACATGGCCCACGACGAGCGGCGCACCCGGTTCTTCGGCTACCTCAACCTGTTCCTCGCCGCGATGCTGATGCTGGTGCTGGCGGAGAACTACGTCGGCCTCTTCCTCGGCTGGGAGGGCGTCGGCCTGGCGTCCTACCTGCTGATCGGCTTCTGGCAGCACAAGCCGTCCGCGGCCGCCGCCGCCAAGAAGGCGTTCGTGATGAACCGGGTCGGCGACATGGGTCTCTCGCTGGCGATCGCGCTGTCCTTCGTCACCTTCGGGTCCACGTCGTTCTCCGCGATCGACATCGGCGACACGACCACGACGACCCTCAACTGGCTCGGCATCCTGCTGCTGGTCGGCGCCTGCGGAAAGTCCGCCCAGGTGCCGCTGCAGGGCTGGCTGCTCGACGCGATGGAGGGCCCGACGCCCGTCTCGGCGCTGATCCACGCGGCGACCATGGTGACCGCGGGTGTCTACCTCATCGTCCGCAGCAGCGCGATCTTCGACGCCGCCGAGGCCGCCTCGACCGCCGTCGTGGTCGTCGCCCTGGTGACGATCATCTGGGGTGCCGCGATCTCCTGCGTGAAGGACGACATCAAGAAGGTCCTGGCCGGTTCGACGATGAGTCAGATCGGCTACATGATGCTGGCCGCCGGGCTGGGCGGGCCGGGCTACGCCTTCGCGATCTTCCACCTGCTCACCCACGGCTTCTTCAAGGCCAACATGTTCCTCGGCGCCGGCTCGCTGATGCACGGCATGAACGACGACGTGAACCTCAAGCACTACGGCGCTCTAAGCCGGGCGCTCCCGGTCACGTTCCTGACCTTCGCGATGGGCTACCTGGCGATCATCGGCTTCCCCGGCTTCGCCGGCTTCTGGTCGAAGGACAAGATCCTCGAGGTCGCCTTCGCCGAGAGCTGGCTGGTCGGCATCATCGCCCTGCTGGCCGCCGGCGTGACCGCCTTCTACATGACCCGCCTGATGATGCTCGCCTTCTTCGGCCGCAAGCGGTGGCCCGAGGGCGTACACCCGCACGAGTCGCCGCGGATCATGACCGGACCGCTCGTCGTCCTCGCCGCGCTGTCGGTCCTCGGTGGCGTGTTCACGCTCGGCGGCTGGATCGAGCACTGGCTCGAGCCGGTCGTGGCCATCGGCCACGCCGAGCACCACGGTCCGCTCCCGGTCTGGGCGACCTCCGTCCTCGCGGTGCTCGTCGTCGCGATCGGCGTCGCGGCCGCCGGGTTCGTCTTCGGGCGCCGCCCGGCCACGACCGAGCCGACCCCCTACCTGCACGTCCCGCACATCGAGGACGTCGTGGTGCCGCCCGGGATGGCGATCACCCGCGGCGCCCTGGCGACCGACAAGTACGCCGTCGACGGCCTGATGAGCGGTGGCCCGATCGCCCTCGCGGCGATCGCCGGTGAGCTCCGCAAGGCACAGACCGGCTACGTACGCTCCTATGCCCTCTCCGTCCTCGGCGGCACTGTGCTGGTGACCCTCGCGATCCTGGTGGTCAACTGA
- the nuoK gene encoding NADH-quinone oxidoreductase subunit NuoK, translating to MTDNTTAYVILSAILFTIGTIGVLTRRNAIVVFMCVELMLNAANLALVAFSRMHGNLDGQVTAFFVMVVAAAEVVVGLAIIMTIFRTRNTASVDEPRMLKW from the coding sequence ATGACAGACAACACCACGGCGTACGTCATCTTGTCCGCCATCCTCTTCACGATCGGTACGATCGGCGTGCTGACCAGGCGAAACGCGATCGTCGTCTTCATGTGCGTCGAGCTCATGCTCAACGCGGCCAACCTGGCCCTGGTGGCGTTCAGCCGGATGCACGGCAACCTCGACGGGCAGGTGACGGCGTTCTTCGTGATGGTCGTCGCGGCCGCCGAGGTGGTCGTCGGGCTGGCGATCATCATGACCATCTTCCGCACCAGAAACACGGCTTCGGTCGACGAGCCAAGGATGCTCAAGTGGTGA
- a CDS encoding NADH-quinone oxidoreductase subunit J: MSFVILASVTVIAALGLLFARKPVHAALSLAVVMVGLAMIYATLEAPFLFAVQIVVYTGAILMLFLFVIMLVGVDTSDTLKETIAGQKVLAALLGIGLGATLIAGVGQASIATMRGLSSANEGGNVQRLADLLFSRYVIAFEATSALLITAAIGAMVLAHRERIDPKQSQSDLARKRVADYAKSGKHLGPLPPPGTFARHNSNDTPALLPDGSQSTKSVPAILAGGRSNGTGDEGQGE, from the coding sequence ATGAGCTTCGTGATCCTCGCGTCGGTCACGGTGATCGCCGCGCTGGGCCTCCTCTTCGCGCGCAAGCCGGTGCACGCCGCGCTGTCGCTGGCGGTCGTCATGGTCGGGCTCGCGATGATCTACGCGACGCTGGAGGCGCCGTTCCTGTTCGCGGTGCAGATCGTGGTCTACACCGGCGCGATCCTGATGCTGTTCCTGTTCGTGATCATGCTGGTCGGCGTCGACACGTCCGACACCCTCAAGGAGACGATCGCGGGGCAGAAGGTCCTCGCGGCCCTGCTCGGCATCGGTCTCGGGGCGACCCTGATCGCGGGCGTCGGCCAGGCGAGCATCGCCACGATGCGCGGGCTGTCCAGCGCCAACGAGGGCGGCAACGTACAACGTCTCGCCGACCTCCTCTTCTCCCGCTACGTGATCGCCTTCGAGGCGACCAGCGCGCTGCTGATCACCGCCGCGATCGGCGCGATGGTGCTGGCCCACCGCGAGCGGATCGACCCGAAGCAGAGCCAGAGCGACCTCGCCCGCAAGCGGGTCGCCGACTACGCGAAGAGCGGCAAGCACCTCGGCCCGCTGCCCCCACCGGGCACCTTCGCGCGCCACAACAGCAACGACACCCCGGCCCTGCTGCCGGACGGGTCGCAGAGCACGAAGTCGGTCCCGGCCATCCTCGCCGGTGGACGCTCGAACGGAACGGGTGACGAGGGGCAGGGCGAATGA
- the nuoI gene encoding NADH-quinone oxidoreductase subunit NuoI, with protein sequence MSNDDRTFKERFWDPVSGFAVTFGTQFKKPVTEQYPQQKEPTEERFHGRHQLNRHPDGLEKCVGCELCAWACPADAIYVEGAENTEEERYSPGERYGRVYQINYLRCILCGLCIEACPTRALTMTNEYELADTSRESLIYEKQDLLAPLEDGMEAPPHPMFLGNDDTSYYAPEPKESAR encoded by the coding sequence GTGAGCAACGACGACCGCACGTTCAAGGAGCGCTTCTGGGACCCGGTGAGCGGGTTCGCGGTGACGTTCGGGACGCAGTTCAAGAAGCCGGTCACCGAGCAGTACCCGCAGCAGAAGGAGCCGACCGAGGAGCGTTTCCACGGCCGCCACCAGCTCAACCGGCACCCCGACGGCCTGGAGAAGTGCGTCGGCTGCGAGCTGTGCGCGTGGGCCTGTCCGGCCGACGCCATCTACGTCGAGGGCGCGGAGAACACCGAGGAGGAGCGCTACTCGCCGGGTGAGCGCTACGGCCGCGTCTACCAGATCAACTACCTGCGCTGCATCCTGTGCGGGCTGTGCATCGAGGCCTGCCCGACGCGGGCCCTGACGATGACCAACGAGTACGAGCTCGCCGACACCTCGCGCGAGAGCCTGATCTACGAGAAGCAGGACCTGCTCGCGCCGCTCGAGGACGGGATGGAGGCTCCGCCCCACCCCATGTTCCTCGGCAACGACGACACCTCCTACTACGCACCGGAGCCCAAGGAGTCGGCCCGATGA
- the nuoH gene encoding NADH-quinone oxidoreductase subunit NuoH: MTVNGLEQFGQDPWWIIAIKVLLVFVVCVVLTLFNIWWERKVVARMQHRIGPNRHGPFGLLQSLADGVKLALKEDLTPEKADKIVFITAPILATVPAFVTFSVIPFGPEVNFFGVQTPLQLTDMPVAVLFVMAIASIGIYGIVLGGWASGSTYSLLGGLRSSAQMISYEVSMGLALVTVFLMAGSLSTSQIVAAQQDWWFGALLLPSFLIYCISMVGETNRAPFDLPEAEGELVGGFHTEYSSLKFALFFLAEYINMATVSALATTLFLGGWRAPLGLGTLWAGANEGYWPVLWFFLKMFFFIWIFIWLRGTLPRLRYDQFMSLGWKVLLPASLAWIVVVAVIKMAAIEGGFSPNWVLFGFGVAVTAVVVLGFLNRLPEKEAQVSTPAGGFPTPALPQGGAVRGAAQPLVFGPPSGANGVRILPSPEEAK; this comes from the coding sequence ATGACAGTGAACGGACTGGAGCAGTTCGGCCAGGACCCGTGGTGGATCATCGCGATCAAGGTCCTGCTGGTCTTCGTGGTCTGCGTCGTGCTGACGCTGTTCAACATCTGGTGGGAGCGCAAGGTCGTGGCCCGGATGCAGCACCGCATCGGGCCCAACCGGCACGGACCGTTCGGTCTGCTGCAGTCTCTCGCCGACGGCGTGAAGCTGGCGCTCAAGGAGGACCTGACGCCGGAGAAGGCCGACAAGATCGTCTTCATCACGGCCCCGATCCTGGCCACGGTGCCGGCGTTCGTGACGTTCTCGGTGATCCCGTTCGGGCCCGAGGTCAACTTCTTCGGCGTGCAGACGCCGCTGCAGCTGACCGACATGCCCGTCGCGGTGCTGTTCGTGATGGCGATCGCCAGCATCGGCATCTACGGGATCGTGCTCGGCGGCTGGGCCTCCGGCTCCACCTACTCCCTGCTGGGAGGCCTGCGCAGCAGCGCGCAGATGATCTCCTATGAGGTGAGCATGGGCCTGGCCCTCGTCACCGTCTTCCTGATGGCCGGCAGCCTGTCCACGAGCCAGATCGTCGCCGCCCAGCAGGACTGGTGGTTCGGCGCCCTGCTGCTGCCGTCCTTCCTGATCTACTGCATCTCGATGGTCGGCGAGACCAACCGCGCGCCGTTCGACCTCCCCGAGGCCGAGGGCGAGCTGGTCGGTGGTTTCCACACCGAGTACTCCAGCCTGAAGTTCGCGCTCTTCTTCCTGGCCGAATACATCAACATGGCCACCGTCAGCGCGCTCGCCACGACGCTGTTCCTCGGCGGCTGGCGGGCCCCGCTCGGCCTCGGCACCCTCTGGGCCGGCGCCAACGAGGGCTACTGGCCGGTGCTGTGGTTCTTCCTGAAGATGTTCTTCTTCATCTGGATCTTCATCTGGCTGCGCGGCACCCTGCCGCGGCTGCGCTACGACCAGTTCATGTCGCTCGGCTGGAAGGTCCTGCTGCCGGCGAGCCTCGCCTGGATCGTCGTCGTCGCGGTGATCAAGATGGCCGCGATCGAGGGCGGCTTCAGTCCCAACTGGGTCCTCTTCGGCTTCGGTGTGGCCGTCACGGCCGTCGTCGTGCTCGGCTTCCTCAACCGGCTGCCGGAGAAGGAGGCCCAGGTCAGCACGCCGGCCGGCGGCTTCCCGACGCCCGCGCTGCCGCAGGGCGGAGCGGTGCGAGGTGCCGCCCAGCCGCTGGTGTTCGGCCCGCCGTCGGGTGCCAACGGCGTACGCATTCTTCCCTCTCCTGAGGAGGCAAAGTGA
- a CDS encoding NADH-quinone oxidoreductase subunit G, translated as MGGVEMSDVTLKIDGSDVTVPEGTLVIRAAEVAGIEIPRFCDHPLLAPVGACRQCLVDIPDAGNGRGFPKPQASCTIPVAEGMVVETQNSTAVKAQHGIMEFLLVNHPLDCPVCDKGGECPLQNQAMSHGQSETRFEGTKRTFPKPINLSPNVLLDRERCIVCQRCTRFAAEIPGDPGISLIQRGAQQQIGIADDKPFSSYFSGNVIQICPVGALTSDDYRFRARPFDLVSTPSVAEHDACGAAIRIDHRRGKVMRRLAGNDPEVNEEWISDKDRFGFRYAVRDRLTSPMVREDGELRPASWLEAVAVAAQGLAAAGSVGVLPGGRLTLEDAKAYATFARDTLRTPHVDFRARPLSEEETGFLRTRVAGTSVTYADLDAADHVVLVGLEPEDEAGTLFLRLRKANRKGLRITALSAYASEGSRKLGAHVVLTAPGSEKDVLSQVSGVSAASVILAGERLATSPGGYSAAAELADRTGARLAWVPRRAGDRGAVEADLLPGEGGLDAEAIVRAGLDALVVAGVDPDDTADPAAFLAALDQAGFVVSLEQRVTAVTERADVVLPVATASEKAGTFVTWEGRRRPFEKVFAKPAAYSDAEVLAHITAEFSLLGAESAEVAYETVVSSPTTTESAVTTTDSAGFHLATWRLMLDNGTLQSGDKALAATARPAFVRIPAALHAELGDVVTVTGDRGSWTLPALPAELADNTVWVPTNSFGRGVWADLASPGSTVTVEGA; from the coding sequence ATGGGCGGAGTCGAAATGAGCGACGTAACTCTCAAGATCGACGGCTCTGACGTCACGGTTCCGGAAGGGACTCTCGTGATCCGGGCCGCCGAGGTGGCCGGGATCGAGATCCCCCGGTTCTGCGACCACCCGCTGCTGGCCCCCGTCGGTGCCTGCCGGCAGTGCCTGGTGGACATCCCCGACGCCGGCAACGGCCGTGGCTTCCCGAAGCCGCAGGCCTCCTGCACGATCCCGGTCGCCGAGGGCATGGTGGTGGAGACCCAGAACTCCACGGCCGTGAAGGCGCAGCACGGGATCATGGAGTTCCTCCTGGTCAACCACCCGTTGGACTGCCCGGTGTGCGACAAGGGCGGCGAGTGCCCGCTGCAGAACCAGGCGATGTCCCACGGGCAGAGCGAGACCCGGTTCGAGGGGACGAAGCGTACGTTCCCGAAGCCCATCAACCTCTCGCCCAACGTGCTGCTCGACCGTGAGCGGTGCATCGTCTGCCAGCGCTGCACCCGGTTCGCCGCCGAGATCCCGGGCGACCCGGGGATCTCGTTGATCCAGCGTGGGGCGCAGCAGCAGATCGGCATCGCCGACGACAAGCCGTTCTCGTCCTACTTCTCCGGCAACGTCATCCAGATCTGCCCGGTCGGCGCGCTGACCAGCGACGACTACCGGTTCCGCGCCCGTCCCTTCGACCTGGTCTCGACCCCGAGCGTCGCCGAGCACGACGCCTGCGGTGCCGCGATCCGCATCGACCACCGTCGGGGCAAGGTGATGCGCCGCCTCGCCGGCAACGACCCCGAGGTCAACGAGGAGTGGATCTCCGACAAGGACCGCTTCGGCTTCCGCTACGCCGTGCGCGACCGGCTCACCTCGCCGATGGTCCGCGAGGACGGCGAGCTGCGCCCGGCGTCCTGGCTGGAGGCCGTCGCGGTCGCCGCTCAGGGTCTGGCAGCTGCCGGCTCGGTGGGCGTGCTGCCCGGTGGCCGGCTCACGCTGGAGGACGCGAAGGCCTATGCGACCTTCGCCCGCGACACGCTGCGCACGCCCCACGTCGACTTCCGTGCCCGTCCGCTGTCGGAGGAGGAGACCGGTTTCCTCCGCACCCGGGTGGCAGGCACCAGCGTCACCTACGCCGACCTCGACGCCGCCGACCATGTCGTCCTCGTCGGCCTCGAGCCCGAGGACGAGGCCGGCACGCTCTTCCTGAGGCTGCGCAAGGCCAACCGGAAGGGCCTGCGGATCACCGCCCTGAGCGCGTACGCATCCGAGGGCTCCCGCAAGCTCGGGGCCCACGTCGTGCTGACCGCTCCCGGGAGCGAGAAGGACGTGTTGTCGCAGGTCAGCGGGGTGTCCGCGGCCTCGGTGATCCTGGCCGGCGAGCGGCTGGCGACCAGCCCCGGCGGCTACTCCGCGGCTGCGGAGCTCGCCGACCGCACCGGCGCCAGGCTCGCCTGGGTGCCGCGCCGCGCCGGTGACCGGGGTGCGGTCGAAGCCGACCTGCTTCCGGGCGAAGGCGGCCTCGACGCCGAGGCGATCGTCCGTGCCGGACTCGACGCACTGGTGGTCGCCGGCGTCGACCCCGACGACACCGCCGACCCCGCCGCCTTCCTGGCCGCCCTCGACCAGGCCGGTTTCGTGGTCAGCCTCGAGCAGCGGGTCACCGCCGTGACCGAGCGCGCCGACGTCGTACTGCCGGTCGCCACCGCCTCCGAGAAGGCCGGCACCTTCGTCACCTGGGAAGGCCGCCGCCGGCCGTTCGAGAAGGTCTTCGCCAAGCCCGCGGCCTACTCCGACGCCGAGGTCCTCGCCCACATCACCGCCGAGTTCTCACTTCTGGGCGCCGAGTCCGCAGAAGTGGCGTACGAAACTGTCGTCTCGTCGCCCACAACGACCGAGTCGGCCGTCACAACGACCGATTCGGCTGGATTCCACCTGGCGACCTGGCGCCTGATGCTCGACAACGGCACGCTGCAGAGCGGCGACAAGGCGCTGGCGGCGACCGCCCGCCCCGCTTTCGTACGCATCCCGGCAGCGCTCCACGCGGAGCTCGGCGACGTCGTGACGGTGACCGGTGACCGGGGGAGCTGGACGCTCCCGGCGCTGCCGGCCGAGCTCGCCGACAACACCGTGTGGGTGCCGACGAACAGCTTCGGGCGCGGCGTCTGGGCGGACCTCGCCTCGCCGGGCTCGACGGTCACGGTAGAGGGGGCATGA